The DNA window CGCGCCAGGACACTTTAGGAACTGTGAGCTGCGGTTGGAGCAAGAGGCAGGCGCAGGCGAGCCAGGACTGGCGGGGCTGCCCCGGTGACAGGTACGTGAGTACGGACCAGCTAGGGGCTAGCTTGGGTGAGAtcatggggaaaaacagaggtgCCAGAAAGACCGGTGGGTCACACTGTCCTCACCACCagtgcgtgcgtgtgcatgtgtgcgtgtgtgtctgtgtgtgtgtccctcccttccccccctttTCGCCCCAAGCTCTCAATCTCACTTTCTCCCTAAGCTTCTGCCTCtcacttccctctctttcctctccaagCATCCTCCCTGCGACCCAGCGGCGGCTCCTCGTTCGCACTCTCCCGCGCCTAAGGAGACCTTCTGAGGCCAGCCGCGGCCAGCTTCTGAGCGCAGTCGTATCCCAGAGCCAGTTAAGCCGAGGCGGCAGCATGTGGAACGCGACGCCGAGCGAGGAGCCCGGGTACAACCTCACGCTGCGGGACCTGGGCTGGGACGCTCCCGCCGACAACGACTCCCTGACCGACGAGCTCCTGCCGCTCTTCCCCGCGCCACTGCTGGCCGGCGTCACCGCCACCTGCGTGGCACTCTTTGTGGTGGGCATCGCGGGCAACCTGCTCACCATGCTGGTGGTGTCGCGCTTCCGCGAGCTGCGCACCACCACCAACCTCTACCTGTCCAGCATGGCCTTCTCCGACCTACTTATCTTCCTCTGCATGCCCCTCGACTTAGTCCGCCTGTGGCAGTACCGGCCCTGGAACTTCGGTGACCTGCTCTGCAAACTCTTCCAGTTCGTCAGCGAGAGCTGCACCTACGCCACGGTGCTCACCATCACCGCGCTGAGCGTCGAGCGCTACTTCGCCATCTGCTTCCCGCTGCGGGCCAAGGTGGTAGTCACCAAGGGCCGGGTGAAGCTGGTCATCCTGGTCATCTGGGCCGTGGCCTTCTGCAGCGCCGGGCCCATCTTCGTGCTGGTCGGGGTGGAGCACGAGAACGGCACCGACCCTCGAGACACTAACGAGTGTCGCGCCACAGAGTTCGCGGTGCGCTCGGGACTGCTCACGGTCATGGTGTGGGTATCCAGCGTCTTCTTCTTCCTGCCGGTCTTCTGCCTCACTGTGCTCTACAGCCTCATCGGCAGGAAGCTGTGGCGAAGAAAGCGGGGCGAGGCGGCGGTGGGCGCCTCGCTAAGGGACCAGAACCACAAGCAAACCGTGAAAATGCTGGGTGGGTCTCAGTGCGCCCTCGGCCGCGCTCTCCCAggttctcccctctcccttcgccttccctcccttccctttctccctgagcCTCTACCTCCTTCCCCTGTTCTTCTCGGTCTCTATCTtcatgtcttcctcagtttctgtcTTGAGCTTGCTCTTTGGTTTCTCAGTTTCTCCGTGGTGTATGCCCGCCCCCcccctccgtgtgtgtgtgtgtgtgcgtgtgtgtgcgtgtgtgttggtttttgttgatttgtttgttgcTGTTTCTGTCTTTATCTGTCTTCCCGCATCCCCTTTATCATTGTTTTCACTCTCTATTCCTCTCTACTTCTTAgtgtctttttcttctgatttctcctttttcagggaaaggtgccccccccctttatATTTCCCGTAAGTGAGTTCTATCAGCCCAGAGACATTGCTTCAAAACTGAGATACTTCATAAAAGTCTACTGTAGTCTTTAAGTGTTAAAGGCGAGGTTAAGCTTCCTGCCTCAATTTGTGGATACCTAAGTTGCATGACAAAAACAGGCATGGGCTTGGGGGAGGAGTAGCCATTGGATCTAGAAAGCATTTGGTGATAAATTGAATCAAAGGTATGATCAGTGTGATAATTCTGCCAAAGATGATTCACCCTTCTCTCAGCATTGTGGTGTGCTTTCTGACCTGCATTTTTCCCCAGGTAATTGCATTCCTTCTGTTTACCCTGCTGCTGTTTAGAAAGCTTTGAAAGAAAGTCAATGGCAAATCCCTGCTGGAGTCTGCATTTGTTTTCATGACCCCCTGTTTCTGCCTGTAGGATAGTCCAGGATAATACAGGATAACTGAGATAGGTAGGCTTCTCCcaacatgaggaaaaaaaaaaaaaaaaaaagactttgtaaGCTGACGGGACTTATTATCTCTCCCTAAATGGTCCTTCAAAAAACACGTAGCATCATAACTGGAGTGTACTGCATATTTGCTACGCAAGTTTAATGGACAGGTGAAGTAATACAAAATGTGTTCACATCCACGCAAAACATTAATTCTATTGGCTTTTTCAAAGCCGGATTCTGTACATTTTATTATTCCTCCTTATAGTccaacattttgtatttatttgcttagtTAGTGCTTCTTAGAAGTCGTTCTAggttgatttttgtgtttgtaaTTTTACAGCTCCTGGAATTTTGTTTATTAAGGTGATACAGCTTTttcaaagaatgcaaaaaaaattttatttgctaGACCAGTGATTCTCACAACATGACTAAAAGATTGTAAACCTGCTAGTGCCCTCCTGGGAATTCTAATATTCCTGTTGCTACGGTGGCCAACAGTTGTTACCATGCAACTTAGTTTTGAGAATAAGTTTAATAATCtcctccaattttatttttaagctgttCATTGTCCTCATTGGTGTCTCAACAccaatgttaattttcttttgccttgACCTTATGAAGGGAATTGCTAAAATGGTACGAGgactgaaatattattttctgtta is part of the Mustela nigripes isolate SB6536 chromosome 2, MUSNIG.SB6536, whole genome shotgun sequence genome and encodes:
- the GHSR gene encoding growth hormone secretagogue receptor type 1, which codes for MWNATPSEEPGYNLTLRDLGWDAPADNDSLTDELLPLFPAPLLAGVTATCVALFVVGIAGNLLTMLVVSRFRELRTTTNLYLSSMAFSDLLIFLCMPLDLVRLWQYRPWNFGDLLCKLFQFVSESCTYATVLTITALSVERYFAICFPLRAKVVVTKGRVKLVILVIWAVAFCSAGPIFVLVGVEHENGTDPRDTNECRATEFAVRSGLLTVMVWVSSVFFFLPVFCLTVLYSLIGRKLWRRKRGEAAVGASLRDQNHKQTVKMLAVVVFAFILCWLPFHVGRYLFSKSFEPGSLEIAQISQYCNLVSFVLFYLSAAINPILYNIMSKKYRVAVFKLLGFEPFSQRKLSTLKDESSRAWTETSINT